In a single window of the Nicotiana tomentosiformis chromosome 8, ASM39032v3, whole genome shotgun sequence genome:
- the LOC104091011 gene encoding GTP-binding protein YPTM2, translating to MNPEYDYLFKLLLIGDSGVGKSCLLLRFADDSYLESYISTIGVDFKIRTVEQDGKTIKLQIWDTAGQERFRTITSSYYRGAHGIIVVYDVTDQESFNNVKQWLSEIDRYASDNVNKLLVGNKCDLTAQKVVSTETAQAFADEIGIPFMETSAKNATNVEEAFMAMAASIKNRMASQPASNNARPPTVQIRGQPVNQKSGCCSS from the exons ATGAATCCCGAATA CGACTATCTTTTCAAGCTTTTGCTTATTGGAGATTCTGGTGTTGGCAAATCATGTCTCCTCTTGAGATTTGCT GATGACTCATATCTTGAGAGTTACATTAGTACCATTGGTGTGGACTTT AAAATCCGCACAGTTGAGCAGGATGGGAAAACCATTAAACTTCAAATT TGGGATACTGCTGGTCAAGAGCGTTTTAGGACAATTACCAGCAGCTACTATCGCGGTGCTCACGGCATAATT GTTGTCTATGATGTAACCGATCAAGAGAGCTTCAATAATGTCAAGCAATGGTTGAGTGAAATTGACCGATATGCAAGTGATAATGTGAACAAACTTCTTGTCGGGAACAAGTGCGATCTCACAGCACAGAAGGTAGTTTCCACAGAGACAGCTCAG GCTTTTGCTGATGAGATCGGCATTCCTTTCATGGAAACTAGTGCGAAAAATGCCACCAATGTGGAAGAGGCTTTCATGGCTATGGCTGCTTCAATCAAGAACAG AATGGCAAGCCAACCGGCATCAAACAATGCACGGCCTCCAACTGTGCAGATCCGCGGACAACCTGTCAACCAGAAGAGCGGTTGCTGCTCATCTTAA